A window of Gossypium raimondii isolate GPD5lz chromosome 7, ASM2569854v1, whole genome shotgun sequence genomic DNA:
CTTTAATCGGTCGACAGTGATTGGTCGTTTTCTTGTTCTTATTCCATTCCCCACAGTTCTGgtataatttattacttttatctATCTGCATCAACATGAACACGAGATAGAACTGTTCTTCCTGGTTGATGGCCTGTTAAAAGATAATGCATGATTTTAGCTTGGAGCATCCTATGTTTTGTCCTTCCAGCATTGATGTAAATCAGCGAGTGAATCATGAGTCCATGCTTCATTTGTTTATGAATCTCTATCACCCTTGAATTTCTCATATTGGAAGAGATTATAATCATAAAAAGCACTCAAAACATTATTAGAGCAAAATAAAAGTCTGTTGGCAATAAACGGGCCAGTTAGTATATTTGCTATAACCATCACTTGAGAATAATTAATTCCTCTAAGCACTCTTTAATCCATTACCAATTAGAGAACAGGCTACAGTAGCATCATCAACAAGAAATGATGGGGGAGCATGAATGCACATGCATGCACCAATTTGTCTTAAATTTTTGTGGATCCAGCCCAATCTTGGGACTAGAATAGGCTGGAAACGAGCAATTTCATGATGAAAGCCTGCTTGAAACAAGACTAGTTTCAAAGCTTCTACAGGTACCTTGTAGGTAACTCCGACTGGAATATTTGAAGAATCATATTCACATTCATATTCGAATATCTTGAACCATAGCATACAAGGTAACCACCTCACTTGTAGATAAAAGATTCATCAAAGGGTCAATGGCAACATATTTATTGCTTACCAAATATTTCTTATAAAATCGAAAAGAAGTATCCATGAACATTCCAGGAGTCTCAAGACAAATCAGCAATGTTAATTATGTTTTCcattgacaaaattaaggaaaaCAAAAACACCACTACTATAATGATGTTCATGATCAGACAGCAAATGAGTTGGCACCTaagtaaatatttgataatatcaGACACTTCCTTTCTCCTCTGTTCCAGAAGAAACATGGTGTTATTAGTGATGTAAATATTGCATAGcgtccttttctttttgcagttcattattttcttattttaaaaggTTTAGAGACTCAGATTTCAGAACATTGTACCACAAACAGTTTACCTACTATCCCATTATTATCACCATAAGAAATTGCAATTATGTCAACGTCATCATagtaaatattttgtttttccagAATCATCATAGTGGTTACTGGCATTTATTTCTGTTGTATGTCCCACAAGAGTGAGAGTgacaaaatgtaaaataaaaggaagGCTAAACACTCGGGTAATCCAAGGAGAATTATTGGTAAGTGATAACTAATCTAttatttatgcatttaattagattattataTACCAATTGTTTACCTACTTTAGTCTTACAACTCTTCACATTAAACACTAATCCTATTAAGGTTCAAAAGATGtgtatattgaaattttatatatttaaaacatcatattttaaatatatatattgaacataaatatggaatgaaatgaaaattagaTTGGCTAACTGATTACTATAACAACccaaatttatgatttagtaTATTCCAAATAACTAGTACAAAATAAAGAggattaagaaaatataaaattccatGGTCGATTAATCCAAGAAAACTTGCATTGTAAGTTACATTCTCTCTTTTGATCTGTTTTACACTAAAAATACATTATCTTTTTCATGATTGCTTATACTATGATTGAGTCTCAAATTCCtctttttgcttcttttcttttggattACTTCTTCTGCTCATAATATTTCTCAACTGGTGCTGACCTTTTCTTCCCCATCCCTTTCAAGACATGAAAGAGtcaatagaaaatataaatatatatatttgatacattattcgtgtataaatttattataaatacacGATTCactgaaaatatataaatttatctacCGTAATAAATACCAATTCtgtaaaacattaaaacattaagAGTTAAAAGTGTTTGAGCATTCAGCCGGCCCCAATTTTCACACCCACCTCCACCATCACTATAGCCACCATGCCACCATCATCATTTCTATATACTATGTCACAAATTTGCTTTACTCTTTAAGAATTAGTAATTGTGATTTTCTTTGACTTTAGACTAAAGACTTTTAGTCTTAAGTAATCTGATTCCATGTCATAGTTCATGGACCAACAAGGCTtatatattcttaatttttgttgttatatACATGAATGACTTGGAAcccataaattttaattaataaataataacccatatatatattttttacaaaaattcgAATACGTAGTTAATTTCTCCTGTAGACTTTGATTTCTATAAAGAATGTTGTAGCAGCCCTTGAATCATAATTCCTAGGTGACTCAACCTGGCAAGGCCTGTTCACTTGATCATAAGAAAATACAATACTTGGATTTGAAGTTGAATGTTGGATATGAATATATGCATTATACATATAACTTTGAATAGCTGAAAGATTTTACAAGACGGATGTATTTTACACATGATACTGATCATCATCAACCAAATACATTTGcttaaatttaaaaccatttccTGATGATGCTTTTCGCACTTTAACCATTAACATATCATGATATCAGCAAAAGCcattaacaaagaaaaataacatagaTAGGAAGAACAAAAAAGGcatcaaataaataacaacTTAATACTATTAGAAAGTTatttaaaaactgaaaaaaaaaaaaaagaacaaagaaaaggaGGAAGCACTGAAAGccgaaattgataaaaaaaaaggaaaaagaaatgttCAATCTCCATGATGATCAGCCACATCAACCTTGGATGTGCAGGCCAACAGCCTCCGAAACATCGCCAAAAGGGCGGCACAAGAGACCTCTTTGGCCCTTCTGAGAGCCGTACACTTCTTTGTGGCCACAGTTTCGGACTTGTTTTTTCTTCTAGGACTGATCTTTCCGGCCTTTTCCTTCTTATTAACTGATGATCTGCCAAAACATTTTGTGTTTTCAGTCTCGGTTTGGTTGTTCCTATGAAACGTGTAGCTCCTCAGGTATATTTGCCTGCATGAAATGCTATCAACAACCGTGGGGTGTGCACGACCTCCATTACTGCGCCAGTCAGAGCTCAGTGACCTTACAAACTCAGCATCAGATTCCGGCCACTTATAGAGGTTCACGTAGGTTGGCCTGACTGGGAGAGGGACCCTGGTGTCATTGATGCAGTTTGAGATACAGGTTTTAGCCATTGGGTTTAGGCTGTCAGGATTCAGCTAGCTTCCTTCCTTTCTTCAGGTTTATAGAAAGAGTTGAAAGACTAGTTAAAATGAAAGATAATGGAGATATATTGAGAGATAGAGATACAAGGGAGAAGCTTTCCTAGAGGGGGTTTATAGTTATGCAGtggtttcttttatgtgaaaaatgtAATGATTCGACATCATTTGCTGAGTGTATGCATGAAGAAAACGATTTGTTATTTTGGGTCCatgtatttattaataaacCAAGTAGTTCTCTTTCTAAGCTAGTTTCATTTGATTGTTCTATGTTAGTTATCTAATATTAAATACGATATTTGATGTTTGTTTCtacaatattttgaaatttcgaaGACTTTACGAGCCTATTAAGTTAGAGTTTGAgtgattttgatttgatatttattttttacaattgattttaataatgttaatatataGGAGTGAGGTTATAACATGGTGAGTGAATTGTGCTTAAATCACATCTTGTAGTGTTGATTCATAGTGGAATACTCTATTGGTAAAGCCTTGCAGACATAGGAAATGGTTTTGAACTGCTTAACTAGTTCTTATGTGCATTATTTTTactttgggtaaattacaccaacagtcaccCAACTATGGGGTAGCTGACAAAATAGTCACCTAGGTTtcatttcagtcactcaactttcgaaagttacaaaacagtcaCTAACGTAATAAAAAAGTGACAAAATAGTCACTGATTAACAGTTTCCATTAGTGTGTTAACGGGACCGTTGATGTGGCAAGTTAACCAGCTGATGGGTCTTGGTTTGGGGCaggtttaaggaaaaaaattgaagggttaTGGGTTTTAGggtaaaaaattagaaacagATTCTGATTAAGGggatttgggaaaaaaaaaataaaatcgatttgggaaaatttttattGTGATTTGGGTTGGTTTGGGTTTGAAACTGATTCGGGAATCTATTAAGAAGGTTGGTTTAGGGTTAGAAATCGATTCAATAATCGATTAACAGGGTATAAGGTGAAAAAACGATTGGTCTTTTTTTGTTTGGGGAGAAAAGAAGACGAAACCAGAAACTATTCAATGTTTTTGATTCTTTACGATAATGGTCAATAGAAGAGTGGTCAATAGAAAAGAAGCTACCAATTTTGTTACATCCACTTTAACGGGTAAGTTGTTgcatttagttttttattttttggatttagggttatttcaatttagggttattttgggttatttcgatttcaattttgattttgattttgattctgAAACACTCACTGgttctaattttgattttgatttcaattttgatttcaattttgatttcgaTTTCGATTCCAATTTcgattttgatttcaatttcgatttcaatttagggttatctcaattttggttttatttgttattaatgTGCATGACAGATTAGGGTTTGGTTATTGAAGTGAATGACATATAATGTGTATTGTATGCCATGTGCATGATGTTTATTGTTTGTATCTACCATTGTTTGTATCCAAACTGCTATATTGTATGTggcaatatcaaattttttatttaccttcTATATTGTACTGGTTATTGTTTGTTATTGTCTGCCATGTGCATGacaaaaatggttgtgtttgtattaaattatttttctattggtTATTGTCTGCCATGTGTATGACagaaatggttgtgtttgtattaaattattttgtattggTTATTTATGTTGCATAGTCTCACTAACCAAATGTAGGAAGGCTAAACTTAGGGAATTGGAATTAATTGAAGGAGCTCATAAGGCTCAATATGAGAAGATTTATGAGTATTTGTTGGAGGTTAGGACCCAAAATGAGGGAACAACAACAATCTATTATCTAGATAACATGTTGTTTCAAAGGATGTATGTCTATCTACAGGCATGCAAAGATGGCTATAGGGCTGGTTATAGGAGGATAGTAGGTTTAGATGAATGTTTCTTGAAGGGCTACTATGGTGGCTACTTGCTTGCAGTTGTTAGGATAGATGAAAATAATGGCATCTATCCTCTTGCATATGCTGCTGTCGAAAGTGAAAACCAAGCATCATGGCTTTGGTTCTTGGATTTGCTTGCAATAGACTTGGAAATTGTGAGCTCGTACCAGATATCTTTTATGTCTGACAAACAAAAggtaaaactttatttattttttatgttatttttatttagggtttagggtttgtcaaAGAATTAAACTTATTTGTTCTAATTGCAGGGACTTTTAGAAGCAATATGTATGTTGTTTCCTAATGCAGAAACAAGACACTGTGTTAGACACCTACATGCCAATTTTAAGAAGGCTGGTTTTCGAACAAAGGAATTGAAAGGTTTTCTTTGGAAAGCTTTCAGAGCAAGTACTACAAGGGATTTTAAGGATGCCATGGATGAACTGAAGAAAACCAATCAGCATGCTTATGATTGGTTGAAGGAAAAGAACCCTACTCACTGGTCAATGTCTCACTTCTCAATTAGGAGCCATTCTGACTTGTTGGTGAATAATCTTTTTGAATCCTTTAACAAGGTAAACCcttatgttttatgtttcttaCTAATCATTAGCAATTCACTAATTCTTTATGTTGTTTACTGGTAGATGATATTAGAAGTAAGAGGGAAACCTATTCTGACCATGATGGAAACAATAAGGACCAAGATTATGTTGCTTACTgtcaagaagaaagaagaagctGACAAATGGAAAGGAATGTTGTGTCCAAAGATCAAGAAAAAGCTGGatgtaaatataaaagattCATTGAGGTAAAGTTACCATTTTTAATCTTTCAATGCCTTTATTTTGACTTCATGTTGCTGGTCTCATGTTGTTTTAGTGAGTGTTTTTAATATGCAAGTAGtgactattttttaatatacatgttgttgactattttttaatatgcatGCAGTGATTGTTGGTGTGTatgactattttttaatatacatgCTGttgactattttttaatatgcatGCAGtgagtatattttaataatatgaatGTTGTGATTGTTGGTGTGCATGactgtttttttaatatacatgttgttgactattttttaatatgcatgtaatgagtattttttaataatatgcaTGTAGTGATTGTTTTTtaggtgtgtgtgtgtgtatcaTTGTTGGTGGGGTTGCTCACAATGTTTTTTTAGTGATTGTTTTTTAACCAAGCATGATGACTGTTTTTTAGGTGTGTTCCATCACATGCTGGTGGGGACAAGTATCAGGTTGAATATGGTCCAGGCAGCCAGCATGTGGTGGCTTAGTTGAGAATTCCTACTTCTGTAGGAATTGAGATCTCACTGGCATCCCTTGCATGCATGCATTGGTTGCCATTCATCTAAAAGATGAGTTCCCAAAGACCTATGTACAAACCTGGTACACCAAGCAAACCCAACTTCAAATTAATTCCAACTTTATAAGGCCAGTAAGGGGTCCTAAACAATGGGTCTCTTTGTCAAACATGCTACCAATATTGTCTCCTACACTAAGAAGGCCACCTGGCAAACCTACTAAGGTGAGAAGGAAAGAACCTGATGAACCACAAACACTAAGAAGGGCGGACATGAGGTGCAGTAAATACAAAAGAATAGGCCACAATATGATGAGTTGCAAAAAGGAAGTTGGCCAAAACATTCCAGTAAGTCATTTTCCTTAAGTTATATTACTTTTGTTTATGAATTTGTTTGACAAATTTCACTTGTTTCTGTAGGTCAAAAGACATAAAGTTGGTGTTCACAACCAAGTGGTTGCCCCAACTCAGCAACAGGCTACCCCAAATCAGTAAGAGAGTACCACAACTCAATAGGTTACCCCAACTCAATTACAAATTGCCCCAACTCATCAACAAGCTGCCCCAACTCACCATAAAGATGCTGCCCTAAGAGAAAAGCTCCCATTCAAGAGAAAACCAACCACTGTTAGATGGATGCCTCCTACTCAAGTGTCATCCATGACAGACCAATGATGATATTGTGAACAATCCTTATTTTGTTAACCTTttgaaattgtgtaaatttgcCTGCTACTAATTTATTAACTTAGGTAgataaatttttgtaaattttcctaTGATTGCTACTGTTGAAAAACTTAGGCATATAGTcactgaatttttttaaaaaatttgccTACAATTCACATATGTTCAATTGTGTTGAATTGTAGGAAAATTTGGCAATATTTTTCCCCTCATTCCTTTTGTAAATAGTTTGACGTTTTGGCCTTAATATATGAGCATTGATCCATGCAATTTGTGTTATCTCTTCTAACATATGAGTATTGAAAAAACAAATGTGTGAGAATTGAgaaatacaaattttttatcTGTTATCTTTTCCGATATATGAATATTAAGAAATACAAATGAACTAAAGATTAAACATTCTTTCAAGTCTATCAACTTCgaaatgaaatcaaatattacaaaacaaCTTTCTAACTGTTGTAAgcaacaaaaatattacaaaacaatTTGTAATCAACAACTACATATTATATCCCATTTTAAGTCTTTCAAGTTTGTAAACAACAACATAAGTTGGTTAGCCATGTATACCAGTAGCCATGTATAACAACATAAGCAACAATATACCAACAGCTATGAATAACAACATAAGCAACAATATACCAGCAACaatattacaaaacataagTTGGTTTTCAATGCTAACAGTAACAACATAAACtgatttaaggttttaaaaacaacaacatAGTTACAAATACAAGCACCAAAGACCAGGTTTTTCTCTTCCTCCTCATTGCATCTTCCAATGTCTTCACTTTTTTAAGAAGACCCAACAATACAATTCATGAGCAGGGCATTAATGGTGGATCAAACCAAGTGAAAAACTGACATGGTTTTCAAAATCCACTGCCAAATTTCTTACACCCAAAAAACCTCCTACCTGGGTTGTCATTAGACCAAGATGTGTTTAACTTGGCTGGGTTTCCACCATAGCACACCGAAATCATTTTAGGCatctctatttttccttttctcattcttcttcttcttcttttttctctaacCCTAAAATGGTGTTGGTAGGGCTGTTAAATTGAGAGTAACCAGCCAgttgaaggtttttttttgacACCAAGGACGTCGTCGTCTACCATGTCACTTTGTTGTGACGTCTGTGacgaaaaataacaaaaaggattgttttgtaaatttttgaaagttgagtgactaaaatgaaacctAGGTGACTGTTTTGTCAGCTATCCCAAAGTTGGGTAACTGTTGGTGtacctttttacttttcaatttcaGTTGTATCTTTAGTTACAACTCATAATACAATCAATCAACATCTCATCactaacaattggtatcaaagttAGTTTCTAGATAATTTTGGGGAAGATCTTGTTGTTGATTTGTCGTTGTTGTTGATTAATGCCAAGTTAAAGTTGGTTGCATTGAAAGCCATAAAAAAAGCCACCAGGCTAGTAGTTGCAagttggaaaattattaaagggATAATTGTTGTTTTAGTCTCTTACATTAATAGGTTATTTATAGTTTTGTCCCTGAAATTCAACTATTTAGCATTTAAAATAATCTCAATCCCAAAATCATTCCATAATTAGAGAAGTTACAAAGTTTTAGATAGTTTTGTTTCTCCTTTTATTAGGatagaattttaattgttttctcCTTGTTCAATTGAGAGAAATTGTAATTCCTAGTTttcttataatgaaattaatctATCATTGCTTATGggttttttcattatattaattaagggtttttccacgtaaaatttgtgtcaTTCTTATTTTCACTGTTATTCTCTCAAATTATCAGTTGCAATTTTGCTCTATTCAACGATCGTATTCGTAACAAGTGTTATCAGAGCCAGGTTTGAGTGTGTATATCTACTTATCACATTCTCTGTGGTTGCCACTGAAAGGTGGATCCTCCACAATAGAAAGTAAATTAGATTATTACTTTCTCATCGAAGTTGATGGCCACTATTCACatcaaatagtgaaataatgGGAGCTATATGCTATAAAAGCAATAACAACACAATTTGAGATTGAAAGGTTCAACAGGAGTAATTTCTCATTGTGAAAGTTAAAGATAAAGGATATCTTAAGGAAAGACAATTGCCTAGTAGCTATCAGTGATAGGTTGATAGATTTTACAAATGATAACAAATGGAGCAAGATGGACGGGAATGCTATTGCGTATCTTCATTTAACATTAGCAGATGATCTATTGTCAAGCAtagaaaagatgaagataacAAAGGAGATTTAAGATATCTCACCAAATTGTACGAGGCCAAATCACTGCacaataaaaatttctttaaaaggAAACTCTACACTTTTCGAATGTTCGAATCTACTTCAGTGACAGAGCACTTAAACACGTTGAATACTTTATTTTCTCAGGTTACATCTCTAAGCTATAAAATAGAGCCATAAGAACGTGTTGAACTTCTACTTCAAAGCCTACCTGATTTGTATGACCAACTCATCATCAACTTGACAAACATCTTTATGGATTATCTAGTCTTTGATGTTGTTGCATCTACtattttggaagaaaaaatCAGTGTAAGAACAATAAAGATAGACAAACAAATCATAACATACAGAGTCTTTAACGGTGATGAGAGGAAGATCAATAGAACATGGGCAAAGTGGGAGTCACAATCATGGTAGATCAAAATTGAGAAGTAAGAAGAAATTAAAGTGCTACAATTGTGGCAAGAAGGGCCACTTGAAGAGGGATTGATGGAGTTTACCTAAAAATTCTAATCCTTAAGGAAATATTACAAACATTTTAGATGATGGAAATGCTCTCAGTTGTGAAGCACCAACAACTATAGAAGGTAGGAAAAGATTTACAGATGTATGGCTTATTGACTCGGGAGCCACATATCACATGACCTTTAGAAGAAAATGGTTTCGTCATTATGAACCTGTCTCAGAAGGATCTATTTAAAGTTGCAATAATCATGACTTGGAGATCATTGGCATTGAAACTATCAAACTGAAGATGTATGATAGAACAATTCAAACTGTTTGAGAAATACGACATGTGGAAGGCCTAAAGAAAAGTGTATTATCCTACGAATTATTGGATGATAGTGCCAGTAAAATTGAAAGTGTGAAAGGAGTTATGGAAGTGTTCCATAAAGCATTTGTGGTAATGAAAGGAGAAAATATAGCAGCAAATTTATATATGCTGAAAAGAGAGACTTTGCAAGAAGTAGAAGCATTTGTTGCCTCGTGTAGTTCAAATTTTGCAATGCTATGGCATTAGAAACTTAGACACATGTTAGAACAAGGAAAGAAAATCCTTATGGAACAAAAGCTACTTCTAGGTCTAACAAAGGTATCACTTCTTTTGTGTGAACATTTTATTGTAAGTAAGTAATATCGTTTAAGTTTCAACACATCAAATTCTAGAAGCAAGGCTACTATAGAAACTGATGTTTTCATTCTGATGTACGAAAAGCaccaatttcatccctaggcagAGCAAAGTATTTTTTTTCCCATTCATTGATGACTACTCTAGAAGATTTTAGGTATACCCTATTAAGAGGAAGGCATATGGGTTTTCGACCTTCAAAACTTTCAAAGTGTGATTGGAACTTGATTCTGGAAATAAGATCAAGTGTTTCAGAACAGATAATGGAGGAGAATATACAAGTGGtcaatttgatgaattttgtaaGAAAGAAGGCATCAAACGACAGTTCACAGTGGTATACACTCCTTAAAAAAATGGAATGGCAGAACAGATGAACAAAACTTTGTTAGAAAGAACAAAAGCAATGTTGGGAGCTATGAGCCTAGAGAAAACTTTTTGGGTAGAAGCAGTCAATATCGCATGTTATTTGGTGAATTAGGCTCCATCAACTGCAATTGAGTTGAAGACACCGGTGGAGATATGGACTGGTAAACCAGTTAATTATTCAAACCTTCATATATTTGGAAGTATTGTGTACGTGATGTACAATGCCCAAGAAATTGCAAAGTTGGatctaaaatccaaaaaatataaattcttggGGTATTTTGATGGAGTAAAGGGGTATCGCTTGTGGGATCTCACTACCTGCAAAGTTATAATATGCAAAGATGTTATCTTTGTAAAAGATAAgctacaaaaaaaaacaatatgatAGCACTTCAAAAGAAAAGTCAAAGGTTGTAATGATATAGGTGGAAAGAAGTTTGAACAAAATGATTCTTTTGAATTAGAACTTGAGCATGAGGAATTAGAACCAGAGAATTCTGAAGCTCTAACAATTCGCCATTCAAATAGTGTAAAAAGGCGTCTCAATTGGCACTCAAATTATGTTATGGAAGACAATATtgcataattttctttttacaaaggATGGAGGGCAATTAACTTTCCAAGAGGCAATGAACAACTTAGATGCTTTTCAGTGGATGGTAGCAATGCAAGAAGAAATTGAAgctcttcataaaaataatacctAGGAACTTGTGTCTCCACCAAAAAGAAGGAAGACTGGTGACAATCAAGTGGAGAGTATCGTGCAAGACTGGTGATAAAAGGATATGCTCAGAAAGAAGactaatttaatgaaatattttctcTTGTGGTACGATTGACAACAGTTTGGATGGTCTTGGCAATGTGTGCTACATTAGATTAGTTAGATGTTAAAACTACTTTTCTTCATGGAGATCTTGAAGAAGAAATTTATATGCTTCAACCTGTAGGATTTGAATAAAACGGAAAGGAGAACTTAGTTTGCAGGTTGAACAAATCTTTTTACCGTCTAAAACAAGCATCGAGGTGTTTGTACAAGagatttgattcttttatcACGAGCCTTGGATACAATAGACTTAATGCAGACCCTTCTGCTTATTTCAAGAGGtttgatgaaaaatattttgttattttgttgttatacGTAGATGACATGTTGGTCGCATGCCTTCATAAAGatcatattgaaaaattaaaggcACAATTAGCTAGGGAATTCAAAATGAAGGACTTGGGACCAACAAACAAGATTCTAGGAGTGTAATTACACCAAGATAGAAGTAATAGGAAGATTTGGCTTTCACAAAAGAATTACTTGAAGAAGATCTTGTCACGATTCAACATGCAAGCTTGTAAGTCAATTTCTACACCTCTTCCTATTAACTTCAGATTATCCTCCAGTATGAGTCCTAGCAGTGAAGAAGAGAGGATAGAGATGTCTTAAGTACCGTATGTATCAGTAGTGGGAAGGTTAATGTTTGCTATGATTTGTACAAGACCAGACATTGCACAAGCAGTGGGAGTGGTTAGTTGG
This region includes:
- the LOC105790974 gene encoding uncharacterized protein LOC105790974, whose product is MAKTCISNCINDTRVPLPVRPTYVNLYKWPESDAEFVRSLSSDWRSNGGRAHPTVVDSISCRQIYLRSYTFHRNNQTETENTKCFGRSSVNKKEKAGKISPRRKNKSETVATKKCTALRRAKEVSCAALLAMFRRLLACTSKVDVADHHGD